Genomic segment of Streptococcus pneumoniae:
AAAATCCACCGCCTCATGGTTCGGATAATATTCGTCCTCTAAAATGGCAAAGCGCGCACCTTCTGGCAATTTTGCTGTGTGTCCCATAGAGGAGAGTTTGCCAGGATTTCCATCTTTATCAATATAAGTCGCATAACGAGGTTTATCAACCGAGCCACCTGTGGTCACATCTGTCTGAACTAAGCCACGACCATCTACATTATAAGCACCCTCAGCTTGATTGGCAGCAATCGCGCCACCCCATAAAAATCCATCTGGAAATCGTTTTGTCATTCTAGTCTCCAATTCTATTTATTTTACTGTACGTAGCAAGTCATCTCCTGCCTCTACTGCATACTTTTCTGTCGCAAGAATATCTGTAAATTGCTGTGTATTTGTGACAATGACAGGTGTGATGATTGGAAGATTTGCATCTTTAATCATATTGATGTCAAATTCAATCAATTTTTGACCAACGTCCACACTATCTCCTACCTGAACAAATGACTTAAATCCTTTACCTGCAAGTGATACTGTATCCATTCCAATATGGATGAGGATTTCTGCACCATTTTCTGTCACAAGTCCAATTGCATGATTTGTTGGGAATATCAAGGAAACCGTTGCTTTAACAGGGGATAGTACCAAACCATCCACAGGATCAATCGCTACACCTTTTCCCATCGCACCTGATGCAAAAACGGGATCAGGAACATCTTCTAAACGCACAACTTTTCCAAACAATGGACTAGCAATCTCTTCGCCTTTAATATCTTTTGAGAGTTCCTCTGTTTCTGAACTTGTATCTTGAACTCTGTTTTTATCATTATCATACAGATTTGGCACTGGCACTATCATTTGAGCAACAAAGGAAACCACAATCGCTACAATTGTAAATCCTACCACAATCCACATTGGAGTTAGTCCTGTCTCAGGTCCTACATATGCAGGATATTGAAAAATACCAAAGGAACCAACAGAATAAGCTGTAATCTTAAAGGCAGCAAGACCTGCTCCTATTATACCAGAAATCACGCATGAAATATAAAATGGTGTTTTCATTGGCAGAGTAATTCCATAAATAGCTGGCTCAGTGACTCCAAAAATAGAGGAAATCAAGGCTGGTATGGTTAGACTTTTTACCTTATCTTCTTTTGTTTTCAAATAAATAGCAGCTAAAACACCTGTTTGTGTAAAGTTTGGCAACATAGCTCCCATCAAAATAGCTGTTGATCCTGTTTGTGAAAATTGAAGAATCGCTAAGGGAACAATAGCCCAGTGGAGCCCAAACATCACCATCACTTGCCAGAATGCTCCTAGCAATAAACCATATAGCACAGGGCTAAAATTCATCACCATTGTAAAAATATTAGACAGAACATCCGATACCGCATTAGCAACTGGACCAACTACTAAAAATGTCAATGGCACTGTAACGACAATCGTCACAAATGGTACGATAAATAATTTTACCACATCTGGAGTCATTTTTTTCACAAATTTCTCAATGTGAGAAGCCACCCAAATCGCTAAAATAGCTGGCATAACCGTCTGCAAATAACTTCCTGCTGAAGGTAGTTCAAAAGGAACGCCAAAAACATGTGCTAGATTTCCTTCTTTCAATACAGCCAATGTTTGTGGCAAGGTCGGATATACAAGCGCTGCTACAATTGCAATGGCAGAGAATTCACTCATTTTAAATTTTCGAGCAGAAGTCACTGCAATGATGATCGGTAAAAACTGAAAAAATCCATCTCCTGCAGCATTTAAAATAGCATACAAAGCGTTATTATCTGCAGATAGTCCAAAGACAGACATAATGCTCACAAGACCTTTAATGATTCCTGTTGCCGCTAAAGGACCTAAGAAAGGTTGAAAAATTCCTGAAATTAAATCAACAAAACGATCAAACAAACTTCCTTTTGTAGCCTCATCGCCTTCGTCTAAATCTAATTCTCCAATTCCCTTAACTCCTTCTTGTAAAACCGCTCCATAGACATCTGGTACATGATTTCCAATCACGACTTGATACTGCCCTCCAGCTTCTACCACTGTGACAATTCCTTCACGCTTTTTGAGATAATCAGTATCTGCTTTGCCTACATCCTTTAATAAGAATCGAAGACGTGTCACACAATGTCGAAGATTGATAACATTGTCTTTTCCTCCGACGTGCTCAATAATATCTTTTGCTAATTCTGAATAATCTTTCACCATTATCATTTTCCTCTTGTTCCTTGATTTATTTGTGTTGTCTATATCTAATCTCCATTAGGGTGGATAAACTCGTTTTTTAATTATCCTATTCTTTTGCATTGTGCATACCTTTCTGATCCTTTTATCTTTATTCTGTTGCAGATATCTCTTTCACCATCTTTTGTCTCATAAAGACCATCACTGCTCCCATTAAAAGAAGAGCAATAGAGCCTAAAATGCTATACTCAGTTCCACCGCCTTGGGCAATGAAGAGACCGTTAACAGAAGTTCCAATAGTAACTCCTAAATTGGCAGAAGCTAAAAATAGACCATTGGCAAAATCAGGGGCATCCGCTCCAACTTTCGCAATCATATATTGATTGGCATTTCCTTCCAAGCCTGCAACAATCCCAAATAGAAGTAGAATCGGAATAACCAAGATTGCTTGCTGTCCAAAGATAAAAAGCAAGATAAACAAAGCGATTAAAGTCATTGGTAAGGATTTTAAAATCAAATCCGCTCTTTTCCCTAACCATTGACCTGCTAAGCCATTTCCAACAATATTCATCACCCCAATCACTAGAAGGAGTGTACTGATGGTACTAATCTCAAAGTGACTCACACTATCTAAAAAATCAGATAAATAGCTGTTAAATCCAAACACAGCACCATTTAAAAGTAAAACACTCAGAATTGAAATCCAAACAACAGGGCGTTTTAAAATGCTGAGTTGTTTCCCGTAAGAAAGTCCTTTTGTAACAGGCATAGAAGGCACAAGAAAGAAAGTTCCCACGAAAACGAGCACATTGATAATGGCAAAGAAGGCCATCGCAGCACCTAAGGAAAAGTGACTGGCAAGGAAATTAGACACCGGAATCCCCAGCAAGGAACCAGCTGACACACCGATAAAGACACGCGCTACTGCTTTTTCTGCGTCTTTTTCTGCTACTGAACTTGCTGCAACACTCATAGCCATAGAAACATAAACCGGATGAAAAACTGCTGGAATCATGCGCAACAGAACTAATACCCAAAAATTCGGAGCTATGATAGAGAAAACCGTTGTTAAAGCAAAGGTCCCCGTAGCTAGTAACATGACTGTTTTACGATTGACTTTTGAAAAAAGCAGGGGCATAGTTGGACCAGAGATCGCTACTACCAAGGCAAAACTACTCACTAATAATCCTGCCTGTGACAAAGAAACATGGTAATCCTTTGCGATATGAGGCAAAATCCCCATAACTCCCATTTCCGTATTTAAAATACCAAACACACCAATCGTTAACAATAAAATAAGTGATTTCGCTGATGTTTTCATTTTCTTCCTTTCTCTTCCTTCATAAATGTGACATTATTTGCGTGCTTTAATGCTTCAGCTAGACCGCTACTATCTAGGATCGATCCCAAATCTGTATAAGAATAAGAAGACACAAAATCTTCATAAAATAGCACCAAACCATCTCCTTGCCATAACTTCACATCTCCAGCATGAATATTCCCTGCCTGTTTATCCTGAGAAGTAAAGTTTTCTCCCAAAGGGGCGTAAACTTCATTGCCATTGACATGTTTCATCTCCACTGTTAATGGCAGTAAAGCTTCAAATTCACGAGCTGCTTTGCTATCATTTAATGCAAGTTCAAATCTTTGTTGGTTAATACTCACTAAAATCATATGACCTTCTCCTTTTATTGTCGTTTTTGAAGATTGCTTACTGAATCGTCCTAGGAGAACAAGGAGCGCTATGAGGCACATCAATCCTAGAACTCCATATGTTCTTTTGTCCATTTTGTCTCTCCATTCTTCTACATTTAATCTATCACAGTTCATTATCTATATCAAATACCTATATTTTATAAAACAAATGCTTAAAAGGCATATTTAGCTTTCTTTTTTCCATTCTTTGTGCTAGAGTAGTAAATGAGATTATCCAAGCGAGGAAATGATGAATATTCGTGTACTTCAATACTTTGTGACAATTGTCCAGACCAAAAGCATTTCTAATGCAGCTCATACTCTTCACATCACACAACCAACCTTATCACGACAAATCCAAGAATTGGAAGAGGAACTTGGCACTATTCTCTTTCATCGAAGCAATCGTGAGATCAAATTAACCGATGATGGGCAATATCTCTACAATCGAGCGATTGAAATTTTATCCCTCGTCGAAAAAACAGAAAACAATATCAAGGGAGCTAAAGATTTCTCTGGAGATATTTATATCGGAGCAGCTGAGACCCAATCTTTTGATCTTGTGGCGCGTGCGATTCAGCAGATGACAAAGACATATCCGCATGTAAAAATCCATTTGCGCAGTGGCAATTCTGATGATATTTTAGAATACCTCAACCAAGGGGTCTATGATCTAGGCTTGATTATTGGACCTTACGACCAGAAAAAATATGACGCTATTGATCTACCCAATCGAGACCAATGGGGAGTTTTAGTCCCCAAAGACCACCCTTTAACGAAACTTACGAACCCCAGTCTAGCCGACGCACTAAACTTTCCTCTCATCGTATCAGCTCAGACCACCATTGATTACAGCATTTTTGCTGGACTGGGCGATTACACAATAGTCGCTACCTATAACCTGCTCTATAATGCCTCGACCTTAGTAAAAGAGGGCGTGGGAATCGCTCTTGCTCTTGACGGCATCATTGAAACCAATTTTGAACATAGTTCTCTTGCTTTTATACCCTTACAACTAGCTACTCAAGACACTCTTCAACTCATTTGGAAAAAAAGAAGCAATCAGTCCAATGTTGTCAAAAAATTTCTCCAAATCGTAGAAGAAATATTGCAACTACAAAATAAAAAGGAAGTGAGACAGAAACCATGATTTCGCTGAAATCGACTTTCCTCACTCCTTTATTTCTAAGTTCGATCTAAATTAATCTACTGTTCATTAAAACCAGAGACAAGACTGCGTCAAATAGTTAATAAGAGGTAGGAACTTTTGTCCCAACCTACCATACTATAGTTGTTTAGTTTTTATTTAATACGAGGCAACGAGTCGCAGGCATAACTTAGGTTCAGCAAGACGAGATAACGACGTAATAAATGAAAACTAAATGACTATACTCCCTGAGATGGTAACACATCTCAGTTTTTTGTATGGCGAATTGTCAAATTAAGTGCACATTTATCCCATAAAAAATTTCATAAGGTGTTTTCCAGTTTAGACATTTTCGTGGTCTGTTGTTTAATTTATCTTCCCATTCCTGAATGATCAAGTGTTCTACCTCTGTTAAGTCACTTCCTTTTGGAAAATACTCTCGCAATAAGCCATTTGTATTCTCGTTTGTTCCTCGTTGCCAAGGAGCATGAGGATCAGGAAAATAGACTTCGACATTTAGTTTCTCGGTGAGTTCAGGATGTCCTGAGAATTCCTTACCTCTATCAGGAGTCACTGTTTCTTTTGGTAGGGACTCTAACATATTTACCATGGCTTCTATAACCAATTTACTTTTCTTGACAGCTACTTTCTGAATTTTGAGGAAGCGGGAATGCCTATCAGTGAGTGTTACTAGGCAAGCTTTTCCAGTCTTTCCAGCAACAGTATCGGCTTCCCAATCACCTATTCTCGAGCGTTCATTGGCTGCTGTTGGCCTCTCATGAATGGTATGAGAAATAGGAATTTTTCCTCGCTTTTCCACATGGGATTGTGTATGGCGTGTTTTACCATGGTGACGAAGTTTGCGAACAACCCCACGAGCACCATGTGAAAGAGGCGTGTCGTCAAAGTGACCGCGATAGATAGCTCTATAAATGGTTTGATAACTAATGACGGGTCTTTCTCGTTCTAAACGTAATCGTCCCTCAATTTCTTCTGGCGACCATTGACACTCAAGAAAAAGATGCTTGACGGTCTGACTGAGTTCAGTGTCTATTTCTAATTTCCTTTTTCGCCCACAATGCGATTTAGCGAGATGATAAGCTGTTTGTGCCCTACTAGGCGAATAGTTGCCTTGTTTTGAATGACGTTTTAATTCACGACTAATACTTGAGGGGTGCCGATGTAATAGTCGTGCTATTTGAGAAAAGGTCATCACTTTAGTACGATAAATCAGAATACTTTCTCGTTCATCTATGGTAAAATGATGGTAGCTCATAAGATTTCCTTTCGTAAGATGTTTGTTCAGTTTTATTTTACTAGAAAAAATCTTATGAGTTTTTATTGTGCACTTATATTGTAAATTCAAGATCAAAAAAAGACCAAGATTTCTCTTGGTCTAAGGGCACTTTCGTGTGATAAGCAGGTTCACACAACTTATCAAGGTCCGCTCCTGCGTTTTGACCTCCCTAGCGTGAAAGTGGCTACTGCCACATTCGGCTCATCGCATAATTCTATTATAGCAGATTTCTTGGTAAATGCAAATTCTGAACATTTGGGGGTTGTATCGAGATTTTTGAGAATTGAAAATTCCACCTACCTTTACTCCAACAAACTTTTTTGTAGCCAGACAATATCGTGCCACTTTGAAAATTTGTAGCCTACCTTTTTAAAATGCGCCACTTGCTCATAGCCACGTTTTTCATGAAAAGCGATACTGGCATCATTGGGCAGAGAAATGCAAGCAACAAAATTCTTAAAGCCACGCTTGATAAGCTCTTCTTCTAAGGCATCGTATAGCGCACTTCCGATGTGTAAGCCACGTTTTGTTTCATCGATATAGATGGTTAATTCTGCGGTCCAATCATAAGCAGCTTTATCATAGTAAGTAGAAGCATAGGCATAGCCCACAACTTTTCCTTCGTATTCCGCCACCAAGAAAGGATGACGTTGTTGGATAGTGGCTATTTTTTTTGCAAAATCCTCTCTACTGGGTACTTTTAAATCAAATGTAATAGCTGTTTTCAACACATAGGGTTCATAAATAGCACGAATGGCAACAGCGTCAGCTACCTGTGCAGCACGAATTGAAATCATCATTTTCCTTTCTTTTTAAACCAATCAAATAGACTTGTCGTTTCTGAGTTCTGCCACCAATCCTGATACACCTCAAAAACCTGCTCCACACTACCAAATTGGTCCACCAAGTCACAGACCGTCAAAAAGGCATGCACATAAAAGGTGTAGAGATAGGCCAGATTACCGTCTTTGTAAGTCTCTTCTGAAAACTTCTCAACATGAAAGCCGCCAAAAATAGGATTAAAAAAATCGACTTGTGTTTGTAATAAAGTACGTATCTCTAGGAGTTCCTCATCTGTGAGAATATAGCGATACGATAAGTATTCGCACATGCCTTCTTCAAACCATAAATCATCCCTAGCTTCGCCATACTCCGAACCAAACAAGTCGCTGTCATGGGTTATTTCATGTAAGAAAATCTGCGTCATCTGATAGTCTGGTAAATTTCTATAATAGTCTACTAAAGACTGAGGCATTTCATAGGGAGCAAAAGCCTTTGATAATAAATCTTCCCACTCTTTTTTATCTGGACACATGATAATGCGTGTGCCATTGTTATAGGCAGGCAAGTCGTGATTTCCAAAGATGTGACTTGCAAAAGAGGCTTTGGTCCAAACCACAAAGTCTGCTGGCTCTTTTAAGGCAAAATGGATTGCCAAATACTCCCTATAAAGCGCACCTTGCTTGAACAATTCATCCGTTACAGGCTGGATATGAAGCCTATCGTTGTCTGCTTCATAGGCATAGATTTGTCTCATTTCTCCAGCAACTCCCGGTCGTAAATGGTGTAGTCACAACGATAAATAATCAAACGCTTCCCATCAATCAAAAGTTCTGAGGTCTTTGGCGCATCTGACGCGTACAAGGATACCTTGTTGCCTGCATAAGTCGCAAGCGGGGTGCCGTTTTGTGAGCGAATGAGAATGACTTTTTCTTTTCCTGTAAAGTCATTTTTAAACTTGGACACCATGCGATTCAATATCGGAACAGCTGCTTGCTGATCATCTGCGGTCGCCGTTTTCTGATATTTTAAGAAAATATCTTCCAGTCCGTCTTCTGCTGCAATCAAGGAGGAGCCAACATGGTCAATTTCGTACTTGCCCAAGGTGATTTTCAACACCGCACTATCTCCCTTGGAGTTCCCCTCGCTGTCTACTGAATCAAAGTCTTCATTGCGCGAAATAGACAGCGATTTTCCAGACATTTCATCA
This window contains:
- a CDS encoding beta-glucoside-specific PTS transporter subunit IIABC; this encodes MVKDYSELAKDIIEHVGGKDNVINLRHCVTRLRFLLKDVGKADTDYLKKREGIVTVVEAGGQYQVVIGNHVPDVYGAVLQEGVKGIGELDLDEGDEATKGSLFDRFVDLISGIFQPFLGPLAATGIIKGLVSIMSVFGLSADNNALYAILNAAGDGFFQFLPIIIAVTSARKFKMSEFSAIAIVAALVYPTLPQTLAVLKEGNLAHVFGVPFELPSAGSYLQTVMPAILAIWVASHIEKFVKKMTPDVVKLFIVPFVTIVVTVPLTFLVVGPVANAVSDVLSNIFTMVMNFSPVLYGLLLGAFWQVMVMFGLHWAIVPLAILQFSQTGSTAILMGAMLPNFTQTGVLAAIYLKTKEDKVKSLTIPALISSIFGVTEPAIYGITLPMKTPFYISCVISGIIGAGLAAFKITAYSVGSFGIFQYPAYVGPETGLTPMWIVVGFTIVAIVVSFVAQMIVPVPNLYDNDKNRVQDTSSETEELSKDIKGEEIASPLFGKVVRLEDVPDPVFASGAMGKGVAIDPVDGLVLSPVKATVSLIFPTNHAIGLVTENGAEILIHIGMDTVSLAGKGFKSFVQVGDSVDVGQKLIEFDINMIKDANLPIITPVIVTNTQQFTDILATEKYAVEAGDDLLRTVK
- a CDS encoding MFS transporter, yielding MKTSAKSLILLLTIGVFGILNTEMGVMGILPHIAKDYHVSLSQAGLLVSSFALVVAISGPTMPLLFSKVNRKTVMLLATGTFALTTVFSIIAPNFWVLVLLRMIPAVFHPVYVSMAMSVAASSVAEKDAEKAVARVFIGVSAGSLLGIPVSNFLASHFSLGAAMAFFAIINVLVFVGTFFLVPSMPVTKGLSYGKQLSILKRPVVWISILSVLLLNGAVFGFNSYLSDFLDSVSHFEISTISTLLLVIGVMNIVGNGLAGQWLGKRADLILKSLPMTLIALFILLFIFGQQAILVIPILLLFGIVAGLEGNANQYMIAKVGADAPDFANGLFLASANLGVTIGTSVNGLFIAQGGGTEYSILGSIALLLMGAVMVFMRQKMVKEISATE
- a CDS encoding cyclophilin-like fold protein — its product is MILVSINQQRFELALNDSKAAREFEALLPLTVEMKHVNGNEVYAPLGENFTSQDKQAGNIHAGDVKLWQGDGLVLFYEDFVSSYSYTDLGSILDSSGLAEALKHANNVTFMKEEKGRK
- a CDS encoding LysR family transcriptional regulator, whose product is MNIRVLQYFVTIVQTKSISNAAHTLHITQPTLSRQIQELEEELGTILFHRSNREIKLTDDGQYLYNRAIEILSLVEKTENNIKGAKDFSGDIYIGAAETQSFDLVARAIQQMTKTYPHVKIHLRSGNSDDILEYLNQGVYDLGLIIGPYDQKKYDAIDLPNRDQWGVLVPKDHPLTKLTNPSLADALNFPLIVSAQTTIDYSIFAGLGDYTIVATYNLLYNASTLVKEGVGIALALDGIIETNFEHSSLAFIPLQLATQDTLQLIWKKRSNQSNVVKKFLQIVEEILQLQNKKEVRQKP
- a CDS encoding IS30 family transposase produces the protein MSYHHFTIDERESILIYRTKVMTFSQIARLLHRHPSSISRELKRHSKQGNYSPSRAQTAYHLAKSHCGRKRKLEIDTELSQTVKHLFLECQWSPEEIEGRLRLERERPVISYQTIYRAIYRGHFDDTPLSHGARGVVRKLRHHGKTRHTQSHVEKRGKIPISHTIHERPTAANERSRIGDWEADTVAGKTGKACLVTLTDRHSRFLKIQKVAVKKSKLVIEAMVNMLESLPKETVTPDRGKEFSGHPELTEKLNVEVYFPDPHAPWQRGTNENTNGLLREYFPKGSDLTEVEHLIIQEWEDKLNNRPRKCLNWKTPYEIFYGINVHLI
- a CDS encoding N-acetyltransferase family protein, which codes for MISIRAAQVADAVAIRAIYEPYVLKTAITFDLKVPSREDFAKKIATIQQRHPFLVAEYEGKVVGYAYASTYYDKAAYDWTAELTIYIDETKRGLHIGSALYDALEEELIKRGFKNFVACISLPNDASIAFHEKRGYEQVAHFKKVGYKFSKWHDIVWLQKSLLE
- a CDS encoding DUF5052 family protein: MLGILVFSKKIQRGRKSLKKKFLKMALVLGLSVTILSGCQSIQNWWKNTEAEWIGLEMNLRTYDENSQLIDEMSGKSLSISRNEDFDSVDSEGNSKGDSAVLKITLGKYEIDHVGSSLIAAEDGLEDIFLKYQKTATADDQQAAVPILNRMVSKFKNDFTGKEKVILIRSQNGTPLATYAGNKVSLYASDAPKTSELLIDGKRLIIYRCDYTIYDRELLEK